A region from the Rufibacter sp. DG15C genome encodes:
- a CDS encoding SDR family oxidoreductase, with translation MDLNLENKHAVVCGSTQGIGKAIALELAAMGATVTLVARNETRLQETVQELDTVAGQQHRYVVADFTNPAQVQERIEAHLLEMGQAHILVNNTGGPAGGPAINAQVEEFENAFAAHLICNHVLAQATVPYMIEAKYGRIINIISTSVKQPIKGLGVSNTIRGAVANWAKTLSFELAPFGITVNNVLPGATLTARHHSLIEAKMEKTGQPRQSVEAELLSGIPANRFGEAHEVAAAAAFLASPAAGYINGINIPVDGGRTGNL, from the coding sequence ATGGACTTGAACTTAGAGAACAAGCACGCCGTGGTCTGCGGAAGCACCCAGGGCATAGGAAAGGCCATTGCCCTGGAGCTGGCGGCCATGGGCGCCACCGTCACCTTGGTAGCCCGCAACGAGACCCGCCTGCAGGAAACGGTACAAGAACTGGATACGGTAGCCGGGCAACAACACCGGTACGTGGTGGCAGATTTCACCAACCCCGCACAGGTGCAGGAACGTATTGAGGCGCATTTGCTGGAAATGGGACAGGCCCACATCTTGGTCAACAACACCGGCGGACCAGCCGGCGGACCGGCCATCAATGCCCAGGTAGAGGAGTTTGAAAACGCCTTCGCGGCGCACCTCATCTGCAACCACGTGCTGGCGCAGGCCACGGTGCCGTACATGATAGAAGCCAAGTACGGCCGCATCATCAACATCATCTCTACCTCGGTGAAACAGCCTATCAAAGGCCTAGGCGTGTCCAACACCATTAGAGGCGCCGTGGCCAACTGGGCGAAGACGCTTTCCTTTGAGCTGGCACCCTTCGGGATTACGGTGAACAACGTGTTGCCCGGGGCAACGCTCACCGCCCGCCACCATTCGCTCATTGAAGCCAAGATGGAGAAAACCGGCCAACCGCGTCAGTCTGTGGAAGCCGAGTTGCTGTCTGGGATTCCAGCCAACCGCTTCGGGGAAGCGCACGAAGTAGCCGCCGCCGCCGCGTTCCTTGCCTCGCCAGCCGCTGGGTACATCAATGGCATTAACATACCTGTGGACGGAGGAAGAACGGGGAACCTGTAA
- a CDS encoding 3-hydroxyanthranilate 3,4-dioxygenase, with protein MAIQPAFNIHQWIDEHRHLLKPPVGNQQVYKDNKDFIVMVVGGPNSRKDYHVNNGEEFFYQLEGEITLKVIDEGEFKDITIKAGDIFLLPPNVPHSPRRGPNTVGLVLERYRDEKELDGFQWYCENCNTKLYEEYIPVSDIVGQLPVVMDAFWASEEKRTCSKCGEVMQKPAPVQ; from the coding sequence ATGGCCATCCAACCTGCCTTTAACATTCACCAATGGATTGACGAACACCGCCACCTGCTCAAACCGCCGGTGGGCAACCAGCAGGTCTACAAAGACAACAAAGACTTTATTGTGATGGTGGTAGGCGGACCCAACTCGCGCAAAGATTACCACGTCAACAACGGCGAGGAGTTCTTCTACCAGCTGGAGGGCGAGATTACCCTCAAGGTCATTGACGAAGGCGAATTCAAGGACATTACCATCAAAGCCGGCGATATCTTCCTGCTTCCGCCCAACGTGCCGCACTCGCCGCGCCGGGGACCCAACACCGTGGGCCTGGTTCTGGAGCGCTACCGCGATGAGAAAGAGCTGGATGGTTTCCAGTGGTACTGCGAGAACTGCAACACCAAACTCTACGAGGAATACATCCCTGTCTCTGACATTGTAGGCCAACTGCCCGTGGTCATGGACGCCTTCTGGGCCTCAGAAGAAAAACGCACCTGCAGCAAGTGCGGTGAAGTGATGCAGAAGCCGGCGCCGGTTCAGTAA
- a CDS encoding nuclear transport factor 2 family protein — protein sequence MDNNQREHIIHQYLEGYNQFDVENMIAHFDENIVFENVSNGEVNMSLHGVESFKKQAEQATTYFSSRKQTPISFQHQDNQTEVALDYQAILAMDFPTGQRKGDELKLQGKSVFTFSGDKVIKLVDIS from the coding sequence ATGGATAATAATCAAAGAGAACACATCATCCATCAATACTTAGAAGGCTACAATCAGTTTGATGTAGAAAATATGATAGCCCACTTTGATGAGAACATTGTCTTTGAAAACGTGTCCAATGGTGAGGTGAATATGTCCTTACATGGCGTAGAGTCTTTCAAAAAGCAGGCCGAGCAGGCAACCACATATTTCTCTTCCAGAAAGCAAACGCCCATCTCTTTCCAACACCAAGACAACCAGACCGAGGTTGCCCTAGACTATCAGGCCATCCTCGCCATGGATTTCCCCACGGGGCAAAGGAAAGGCGATGAGCTGAAGCTACAGGGGAAATCCGTGTTTACCTTTTCGGGTGATAAGGTGATTAAGCTGGTGGATATTAGCTAG
- a CDS encoding restriction endonuclease, with translation MPRPPENINAEISPREFELLVKDYLLNLGKELNTFTATHDIKIHRVDGEYQIDVFAEFEFLGASFKVLIECKRYKNKVKREVVQLLFDKLRATGSHKGLIFSTSGFQEGAITFAKEHGIALIRVIEGKYNYFTKSTNHPNFQPPPWADTPKYVGEYCNDKYIAYLQDGHLEPLKEFLFD, from the coding sequence ATGCCAAGACCTCCTGAAAATATCAATGCAGAAATAAGCCCTAGAGAATTTGAGCTTTTAGTGAAAGATTATCTATTGAACTTAGGGAAAGAGTTAAATACTTTCACTGCCACGCATGATATTAAAATTCATCGAGTTGACGGGGAATATCAAATAGACGTTTTTGCAGAATTTGAGTTTTTAGGAGCTTCCTTCAAAGTCCTTATTGAATGCAAGAGATATAAAAATAAAGTTAAGAGAGAGGTTGTTCAGTTACTGTTTGATAAGCTAAGGGCTACTGGTTCACATAAGGGTTTAATATTTTCTACTTCTGGGTTTCAAGAAGGAGCAATCACTTTTGCAAAAGAGCATGGAATAGCCTTGATAAGAGTAATTGAAGGCAAGTATAATTATTTTACAAAGTCTACTAACCATCCAAACTTTCAGCCTCCACCTTGGGCGGATACTCCAAAATATGTTGGTGAGTATTGTAATGATAAGTACATAGCATACTTGCAGGATGGACATTTAGAGCCACTTAAAGAATTTCTATTTGACTAA
- a CDS encoding YebC/PmpR family DNA-binding transcriptional regulator, with the protein MGRAFEFRKARKMKRWDMMSKQFTRIGKEIVMAVKSGGPDPDTNSRLRVCIQNAKGVNMPKDRVEAAIKRAQGKEENDYSEVVYEGYGPHGVAVLVETATDNVNRTVANVRMHFNRTGGELGRTGAFDFIFERKGVFHLNGEGLDLEELELDLIDFGLESIDKDEEENEIIIQTSFQDFGAMQKALEERGLHVKSSELQRYPTVLKELTPEQQEDMTKLLDRLEEDEDVQAVYHNMKEDAEDGE; encoded by the coding sequence ATGGGAAGAGCATTTGAGTTTCGGAAAGCCCGTAAAATGAAACGCTGGGACATGATGTCCAAGCAGTTCACCCGCATAGGGAAAGAGATTGTGATGGCCGTTAAATCTGGCGGACCTGACCCAGACACCAACTCCCGCCTGCGCGTCTGCATCCAGAACGCCAAAGGCGTGAACATGCCCAAAGACCGCGTAGAGGCCGCCATCAAGCGCGCCCAGGGCAAGGAAGAAAACGACTATTCTGAAGTAGTATATGAAGGCTACGGCCCGCACGGCGTCGCCGTCCTGGTAGAAACCGCCACTGACAACGTGAACCGCACTGTGGCTAACGTGCGCATGCACTTTAACCGCACCGGTGGTGAGCTTGGCCGCACGGGAGCCTTTGACTTTATCTTTGAGCGCAAAGGCGTTTTCCATTTGAACGGTGAAGGCCTGGATTTGGAAGAGCTGGAGCTGGACCTGATTGACTTCGGGCTGGAGAGCATTGACAAAGACGAAGAGGAAAACGAAATCATCATCCAAACCTCTTTCCAGGATTTTGGTGCCATGCAAAAGGCTCTGGAAGAGCGCGGCCTCCACGTAAAAAGCTCTGAGCTACAGCGCTACCCAACGGTATTAAAAGAACTCACGCCAGAGCAACAAGAGGACATGACCAAGCTCCTGGACCGTCTGGAAGAAGACGAAGACGTACAGGCCGTGTACCACAACATGAAAGAAGACGCCGAAGACGGGGAATAA